The following are from one region of the Prochlorococcus marinus str. SB genome:
- a CDS encoding sodium:solute symporter, with product MFLKSLNILSLQNKDIFSNSLLISFWGLLIIFFFLIFGRKFKLAVQLERFGLPIAVISGILGISIGPFGAIHFLPKETINVWSNFPTPLLSLVFATLMMGRPIPNINGLVKPIFNQFLLALSLGFGQFFVGGLVVKYFLPPSMDANPLMGCLIEVGFEGGHGAASIIGESFNKLGFPNGLDLGLAMATMGLLSSSILGSIFIFLGRTLGLSDTEEIFEQKDTLKGKNNTGIFADLRIFIINLGFSGLAISFGVLLLKFLRYISSSFGDFSKEIIFSLPVFPFILIGSLLIRYILEKTKNTEFISNILQREIGILSTDLLIFTAMASLDIAVVFDNWLLILVFTIFGLFWNLICIAYFAFFIFDDYWFEKSLIEFGNSTGVVASGLLLLRLADPKNISKTLPIFTSKQLFAQLILSGGLFTVLAPLMISKIGLDYWTEICALITFVILFIALIFNKVEMKKFQR from the coding sequence ATGTTTTTGAAATCATTGAATATTTTGTCTCTACAGAATAAAGATATTTTTTCAAATTCTCTCTTGATAAGTTTTTGGGGATTATTAATTATATTTTTTTTCTTGATTTTTGGGAGGAAATTTAAATTGGCTGTTCAACTTGAGAGATTTGGATTGCCGATTGCAGTTATATCAGGAATTTTAGGTATATCTATAGGCCCATTTGGAGCAATACACTTTTTACCAAAAGAAACAATCAATGTTTGGAGTAATTTTCCTACTCCTCTTTTATCATTAGTCTTCGCAACTTTAATGATGGGAAGACCTATCCCTAATATAAATGGTTTAGTTAAACCAATTTTTAATCAATTTCTATTAGCTCTTTCACTAGGTTTCGGACAATTTTTTGTCGGTGGTCTTGTTGTTAAATATTTTCTGCCTCCATCTATGGATGCAAATCCTCTAATGGGTTGTTTAATTGAAGTAGGTTTTGAGGGTGGTCATGGAGCCGCATCAATAATCGGTGAAAGTTTTAATAAACTAGGTTTCCCAAATGGTTTAGATCTTGGTTTGGCTATGGCAACAATGGGTCTTTTATCCTCTTCAATATTGGGAAGCATATTTATCTTTCTTGGTAGAACTTTAGGTCTTTCAGATACTGAGGAAATTTTTGAACAAAAAGATACTCTAAAGGGAAAAAATAATACAGGAATTTTTGCAGATTTAAGAATTTTTATAATAAATCTTGGATTCTCTGGTTTGGCAATTTCTTTTGGTGTTTTGCTACTTAAATTTCTAAGGTATATTTCAAGTTCTTTTGGTGATTTTTCGAAGGAAATTATTTTTTCACTTCCAGTATTCCCTTTTATCCTTATAGGTTCGCTCCTTATAAGATATATTTTGGAGAAAACCAAAAATACAGAATTCATTTCAAATATTCTGCAAAGGGAGATTGGTATTTTATCCACAGACTTATTAATTTTTACAGCTATGGCGAGTTTAGATATTGCAGTTGTTTTTGATAATTGGCTACTTATTTTAGTGTTTACTATTTTCGGTTTATTTTGGAATTTAATCTGCATTGCTTATTTCGCATTCTTTATTTTTGATGATTATTGGTTTGAAAAAAGTTTGATAGAGTTTGGAAATTCTACAGGTGTAGTGGCTTCTGGGTTACTTCTTTTAAGGCTTGCAGATCCTAAAAATATTTCTAAGACTTTACCAATTTTTACGTCAAAACAGCTATTCGCTCAGTTAATTCTTTCTGGGGGACTATTCACAGTTCTTGCACCATTAATGATTTCTAAAATTGGGTTAGATTATTGGACAGAAATTTGTGCCCTAATTACATTCGTAATTCTTTTTATTGCATTGATTTTTAATAAAGTAGAGATGAAAAAGTTTCAAAGATAA
- a CDS encoding chlorophyll a/b binding light-harvesting protein — MQTYGNPDTTYGWWAGNSGVANRSGKFIAAHVAHAGLIVFWAGAFTLFELSRFDPSVPMGHQPLIVLPHLATLGIGFDANGVAMGDTKPVLAIAIVHLVSSMVLAAGGLLHSLLLPGNLEDSDIARARKFNIEWDNPDKLTFILGHHLLFLGFAVIAFVEWARVHGIYDPAIGAVRQVEYELNLAKIWNHQTDFLTIDSLEEVMGGHAFLAFVEITGGAWHIATKQVGEFTKFKGKGLLSAEAVLSWSLAGIGWMAIIAAFWSAANTTVYPVEYFGEPLELKFSISPYWIDTVDLPDGEFTSRAWLANVHYYFGFFFIQGHLWHALRALGFDFKRVTNAISNIDSATITLKD, encoded by the coding sequence ATGCAAACCTACGGTAATCCAGATACCACTTACGGGTGGTGGGCTGGAAATTCAGGTGTAGCTAATCGCTCAGGAAAATTTATCGCTGCTCATGTAGCTCATGCAGGATTAATTGTTTTCTGGGCTGGTGCTTTCACCCTTTTTGAACTGTCACGATTTGATCCTAGTGTTCCTATGGGTCATCAACCTTTAATTGTTCTTCCACACTTAGCAACTCTAGGAATAGGGTTTGACGCCAATGGCGTTGCAATGGGAGATACTAAACCTGTACTTGCGATAGCAATTGTACACTTAGTCTCTTCTATGGTTTTAGCTGCTGGAGGACTTTTACACTCTCTACTTCTTCCTGGAAATTTAGAAGATTCAGATATTGCTAGAGCAAGAAAATTCAATATTGAATGGGATAATCCTGACAAATTGACATTTATTCTTGGACATCATCTCCTCTTCTTAGGATTTGCGGTTATTGCTTTCGTTGAATGGGCCAGAGTCCATGGGATTTATGATCCAGCTATTGGTGCTGTAAGACAAGTTGAATACGAATTAAACTTAGCAAAAATTTGGAACCATCAAACAGATTTTTTGACTATCGATAGTCTGGAAGAGGTTATGGGTGGTCATGCATTCTTAGCTTTTGTCGAGATAACAGGCGGTGCATGGCATATTGCTACTAAACAAGTAGGAGAATTCACCAAGTTCAAAGGTAAAGGTCTTTTATCAGCTGAAGCTGTTCTTTCTTGGTCCTTAGCAGGTATAGGCTGGATGGCTATTATTGCAGCTTTCTGGAGTGCAGCAAATACAACTGTATATCCTGTTGAATATTTTGGTGAACCACTAGAGTTGAAGTTTAGTATTTCTCCATATTGGATTGATACTGTTGATCTTCCTGATGGTGAGTTTACATCAAGGGCATGGTTAGCAAATGTTCACTACTACTTTGGTTTCTTCTTTATTCAAGGTCACCTTTGGCATGCTCTAAGAGCATTAGGCTTTGATTTCAAGAGAGTTACTAATGCTATTAGTAATATTGATAGTGCCACAATTACTCTAAAGGATTAA